Within Lolium rigidum isolate FL_2022 chromosome 5, APGP_CSIRO_Lrig_0.1, whole genome shotgun sequence, the genomic segment CACAAGATGGAAAACATGTTTCTCAGGCTCCTAAAAAAGTATTATCAAAAGTAGCCACGGGTTACTTTCGGGCACTGGCACCTGAACAATTCCAAAAGCTGTACTCTTTGCAGCAACCTCAAACTCTTCAGATTCATCCGTCATCGCTGAAGCAGCTTGCAATAGCTTCCACCCTGGCACTGTAGAACTACCAATGGTTGTCAGCCTCTGTTTCCTCAGCCATGACATCCACGCCTACTTCACTAACCTTGTAACCAAGTATCTAGATGTCTTTTTTTATCCATACTGGCTTCAAATTAAGCATTTTGATCACCACCACATCAGCAACCTTAGGTGATATGTGAGCATGATCTCACCTTTGAGAAACGAGGTGTTTTGTCAAGCAGCTGCATTCTAGAAGCAAAGATGTCTTTCCGCTCCACATTTTTGCACTGTGTCTTCTTATCTTTCACAAAGCTGATTGTTCTATGACACCAGAATATAAAGAACACAACCGATCGCTTCTTGCATTACTGCCTCTGCCACAGGTACCCCTCGACATCATGTTCGAGCAGCGCTGCATTTTTTCATCATTTGCAACAAAATCACCTCAACATAGTCCTCGTCGTTACAAACGCTTCTGATCACTGAGCTCCATGTCTCAACATGTGGAGCCATACCAAGTTGAAGCATCCGATTCATCATCCGTGCAGCCTCCTCTACCTTGCCAACCGTACAACACCCCTTAATCACCGAATGGAACACTGAAAAATGTGGCAGAATCCCTTTACCCACCATATCTTCCAAGTAAGTCTCTGCCTTGCCAAACAGCCCACTGATGCACAATCCATTGACTACCGCTGCATACGACGCCACATTCGGAACGCAGCCACTATCCGTCATATCCCCGATCACCTTGCAGGCATCCAGTGGCCGCCCCTCACGGCACATTCCGATGATGACGGTGTTGTAATGCACGATGTCAGGAGAGACCCCGCGGCCTCGCATGAGGCACAGCAGCCGGTAGGCCTCCCGGAGCTGCTTCTTGCGGCAGAGTGCGTTGAGCACGGTGGTGTACGCCAGCGGGTCGGCAGGGATGCCCCTGtgcagcatttcgtcgagcagggTGGTGGCGGTGCGGACCTGGCCGCGGCGGCAGAGGGAGTGGGTGAGCATGCGGTAGGTGTCGGCGTCGGGGGAGACGTGGAGGGAGCGCAGGCGGTGGAAGAGCGAGAGCGAGACGGCGAGGtggccggcgcgggcggcggcgtcgaTGAGCAGGTTGTGGGAGGCGAGGACGAGCGGCGCCGGGAGGGGGAGGCGGGAGGAGACGAGCCGGAGGAGGTGCAGCGCGGAGGGGAAgtgggcggcggtggaggagagggcggagaggaggcggaggagaagcTGCGGGTGGAGCGAGAGCGGGCTGGGGCCGGAGACGAAGAGGGTGTTGAAGGTGGAGAGGAAGAGGTGGGGCGGGCGGCGCAGGCGGAGGACGGAGAggagcagcgggaggaggaggcgcggggacGGCGGGGAcggcaggcggcggaggagggcgagCGCGTGCGGGAGGTGGTCCCGGCGGCGGGAGAGGCGGAGGAGCAGCGAGTGGAGGGTGGCCTGGTGCGGCGTGGTGGTCGGGGAGGTGACGGTgacgagctcgagcgccaggAGCGGGTCCGTCTGCGCGGTCACCAGCTTGTGCAGCCGCGCCGGCGagatcgccggcggcgacggcagcaTCGATGTGGAGTTGCGATAGAGATCACGGGATCGAACGGGCTACAGGAGAGAATGGGAGATGCCAATGGGTTTGGAGATGGTCCAGTCACAATATTTGGGCAGTTTTAGCCGTACTGGCCAATGACCCAGGCCAGGCGTCTCAAACCCATAATGACCATTTTCAGGTCCGTGTTAGAGTTTTTTTTTAGATGGTGTTAGAGATCTTGGTGATATCGCAATTCGCAAGTTCCAAAATAAAACGCCTCTTGAGCCTTACTCTAAAAATTCTTCTAAAAAGACTTACAAGATAAATTTGTCGATTCCGCTAAAAAAAGATGAATTTATTGATTAAAAAATATTAATACGAAGATGGTACAAACCCAATCCTTGTTATTGCATTGGGTTAAGGGCACTTGAGACGTTACAAATGCAAACAACTAACCTACTGTAAAAATGAAGGAAAAAATAGAAATGACACTCTGTAACAAGAAATATCATCAATCACTATCATAAGAAACACACGATTTGCAAAAAAGTTctccaaaacaatgtcttcaataaAAGAACCACACACAACATTCAACCTCGCCACACAAATCATTGAAGGTGATAAAAGTCCCACCAATAAATGTCGCATGTATCAGTTTTATCAAACGAGAACCGAGATAAAAAAAAAACGCTGTTTCCAAGTTTAACCATTGAATGTCACATGTATGAGTTTTATCCTAGAACTCGAAACAAGTTACTCGATAGAAGAAACCTTTGTTGCCACCTCCAAATCAGAGacacaagtaaaaaaaaaatgaatattATATTTCATGGCATGGCGTGTTGTTTCAGGTGCTACTTGGTTTATTCTAAAAGAAATGATTGGTGTAgtctattttatatggtattttcTTTGAGTCTAACCTTATGTCTCATGATTTATCTCAGATTAATCAAGGAATTGTTAATTATATTTAGTGTGGTTCAATTATTTATGCGTTGTAGGATTTTAGGGTTAACTTACCTCCCACGGACACTTGCATGTCATCACCGCTACTTTTGGAGCTAAAATGGACGAGAAATAATAAATGCATTTAAGGGATTACAAGAACTATCCTCAAGATAGTACCAAATGGATAAATTATTAACGACGCTGCTCCCCACGGGTCGACGCCATAATATTGCTACCATATATGGAGCTACACCTCCATGCCCCTTATAAATCATACGTTGGCATCTCCTTGCAAATGTGTGGCTTGACTCCCCTTTCGATATTTGAGTGTCTTATAGTATAGGCTTTGGTAATTCTACGATGTTGCTTCATACTCATACATGATTATGTTTAGACCAAATCCTTTGAGATGTCACATGAGTGCACACCTATGCTCTCACTTGTCCCACCCGGCTATGCTCTCTCTAACTTACCCCACCAGCACGCTCAAAGTAAGTTCTAGATCATCCATTGAATTGTTAAATTTTCCATCTTACAACATTGGCTTCACTGGAAAAAGACTATCTTTAGTTTAGCACGCATGGGATATTGCAGTGATTAGGAGTTAAGGTTTTAGAAATTTACAATTTATGTAGCCAATTATTTGAGATATGTGTAGTACAATCTTGCATATAAACCTTAGTTTTCTGTAGAAAGTACAATTACATTTATATGTACAATTTTCTTAATAATATGAAATACCTATTTTCAAAAATCAATCCGGCACTAGCCGTGACCCCTCCCCATTAGGAGGTACTGGCCCGATGGGTATACGCACATGGTATTAGGTTGCTCCTGAATTTACCTTTGATTGTTGCATCTTTCCATAGACTTAGCCTGTGCCTACAATTATGTATCACTCGTCATCTAGGTAGTGTCGGTGTTGTGTTATTGTTTTATTATATTAGTTTACCCCATCCTTGTTTACCCATTTTGGTATATGGAAATACTTAATTATTAGGTTATTTGTAAGTTTATGTTTGAGTGCAAATGGGGTTATAATCAGGGGCAATACTATCCGTGGAAAAGGGAAGACACTCAACCTCTGCTCCCTTGGCTCGATAAATTTCATAAAAATAGATTCATTAAAGCTACAACGATCCCATGTGTggtcatcaataacaaggagataTTTGCATAAACCGCCACATTTGGTGCTATATTCGCTAAAAATCACCACCATTTGGGCACATTGTTGCACataacaaaaaaaagtattttgaaGTATTGTCATAGAAACTGACATGGGCCCAACCGCCGGGTGGCATGGGCCTTTTTGTTTGGGCTTCTGGGTGCTTTCCACGAAAAAAAGCAACCCGAACGAAACAAAGAGCATGGCTGtgcgttagagcatccccactcgttggcgctccccacgcccaaatccggcgaaattttcgtccggattggatgaagatttggcgtggggagcgccgaagttccagccgtccccccggcaggaaacccccaacctcgaccatttgacatatttcaaacaaattcaacataaaatttaacaagttcggcaaacaagatgacgagaattgctgaaacaaattcggcgataacgagtacaatgtttaacaagtgctgaaacaaatgaagcacacaatttcacaatttttcaaacaaattaagacgagactagttggcgtcggcgttggcgttgcctcggagcctccatatgtgctccaccggatcatcttgcgacgagctggtgcattgtagagtctcgaatctcctggcgcatagcaatgaatgcggcccatgatggaggcacactGGTGATTAGggcgtgcaagaggaccctctctctcatatggtgcttcttgctcgaccggaggaaccggatgctttcgctcatcttcaataatcatgttgtgtaggcacacacggcagttcatcacctcccacatcgatctttggaccaagtcatagcggggaaccggacgacgagcAAATCTCTGTcgtaggacaccaaatgctcgctcgacgtcttttcggcaagcttcttgtttcttgacaaactcgcaaagtttgggggtgctaggattggagatcgtcttcacaaatgttgcccactttggatagataccgtctgcaaggtggggtggtgccggcggcgagagagatacgaggggtgggggagattttgagcgacgtggcggtggggttcgtgcgtcgagtcaccgacagatcgggcccttccccgcttttcactcgtccggagtccccgagcgctccccgggggccggggatggcgtgggatcgccggatggatttaggcccaaatccggacgaaaacgaggaaccgggggcgcgactgggccgaattacgccgtccggatggaaaaaacgctcgccgggggcctgttcggggggacgagtggagatgctcttaggcttcTCCCGAAGCTGGCCCTTTGTCCGCACATCGGAAAAAAGCACGTCCACGGCTTGCTCCGCTCGCTCGATGCGTGCCTGGGAACTGGAGGAAGGTTTGACTTGTAGGTCCTGGGCTGCTGGGCCTTGGCTGCCGTTGGATACAAATGGATGGTGGATGGGAGGCTCGGGGCACGTCGTGCCCTGTGAACCTCAGGGCACTGGATCCCGTCCTggaggtgcttcccgagcttttcTTCGTCCAAGCCGAAGCGGTATTCTAGTTTGACCAGTTTGTTTCACGAATTTACGGGAAACTGCCACCGTAGTCCAGGAAAAAATAGGAAATAAACGCCCCACCACCTGTTCCTCCCCGTACGGCAGACATGAGAAGGAGGCCACCGCCACCTGTTacgccgccggagctcctcctccgcccctgccgcccctctcctctcctcttccgTATCCTCAACCAGCTGCTGCCGCAGCAAATCGTCCCCATTCCACTGCCCAATTTCTCTGCCCGTCACCTGCAGACCGAGCCGCTCGATTTCTCCCCCCGCCGCCGCAGCACAAGCTTGTCCGCCGCCTGTCACAGATCCTTGCGGGCGCTCGTCCATGGCCGCCCGTCCGCTGTTCCAGTGAGGTGGGTGGTGCTCATAACGCGAGATGGATCTTTGCTGGCCGGAAATTATTAGTATAATTTGTGGTTGCTAGTACGAGGACTACAGAGTATGATTAATGGCATGGACATGTATGTATTTTGGATAACGTGGCATGTACGATGGATATGTAGGATAGATGAGTATTTTGTGTGCAGATTCATGTCTATTGATATCATATAGTGATTAATTAAATTTTAATGAGCGATATATATTATGTAAAACAACAAAAATACACATTATCATGACTTTGAGGATAGTTTAGACAATTCCTCGGTTTACAGCCAGACAGCCAGCCACCCAGCCAAAGAGTAAAACTCAAATCAGCAACTTTCTCTAGACAGCAGCTTTTCCTGCACAGCCGAACAGCCAGCCGCAGCCAGCCCAAACAAAAAGGCCCTAAGGCACTTGACAATCGGGCAACTTGTGCGGCTTGGCACACCCTTTACATTGTTCATCTCGAACCAACCACAaaatctctccctctctctctctcaccctcCATATCTCTATTGGTTTCTCTTAGTGGTGGCGGAAATACCATGGGTATGTTAAGAAGCGAGCCCATCTTACTTGGTTAGGGAAAATTGGTGTACAAAAACATGTGCAAATATATTAGTTAATAATGAATTATCTCCCAACAAAAGTATTAAATTTATCCAAAATGGACTAGTAGTATATTTCCAAAATAAATTTTGCAGCTTCAAAGTTCAAGCATTAATAAAATTCAATGTTTTAAATCGACATGGTGAAACTTTGGTGACATTTTAACCAAAGTTTCAAACCTCGAGATTTATTAAATTTGATAGTCTGAGTCAAGTATGAGAATGTTCCTATTAGCTAAAATTATTTCTAACTAAACCATTAAAATTTCAGCTAAAATGAACTGAAATGTTACTCTTACATTCAATATTTCTTTTTTATACTTTGTTTTCATACTCTAAAATGGTTCAGAGAGACCAACATGGTCCCCTTTCGAAATTTTATCTTgttgaaaaaccctaaaaatgtGTTGAAAGCGCAAATTACGTTCTAACTAAATTGTTAAAATCTCAGCTAAAATGAACCAACTGTTTACGGATGAGCTCTCGCGGTTCGTTTGCTACAACGTTTCGGTCTATGGAAAAAAGAAGTGGTACGCTTTATGAATTTACCCTTGTAACCACAATTAAAGATTAATATATATCATCTTCTCTAGAAAAAGTGAAGACGAAACAACCCAATGTGATTTTTTTACATGAATAATTGCTTCATATTAGTTTTCTAAAAAATTACACGTTAGATCATGTCGGTGTTAAGATGCAGCTGCTGCATGCCAGCTTGCCAAGTTGACAACCATACACACAGGAGCGACATTGACCATGGCTGCCTATTGCCCGCATATATACACGCATATCATGATCTCGAAGAGGAGTACAGTGTAGTACATCCAGCTGGAACCTGGAAGATATTTCATGGAAACGAACCTGCATGATTCTTGTATCAAATAAGTTCTATTCTGTTACTTAATCATATAGTCAAATTTGTGACCAAATTTTAAGAGGTCCAACCCTTATAATTAATCTCTAACTAACCGAGGAGGGCAGTACTGCATGTTGGAACGAGATCGTGCAACAAGCTCGATCCAACAGGGTGACTTTGATATTTTGATTAGCTCTCGCGTGCCGAACAGAAAGATACTACAGTACTCCCCTGATCGATCATTAAGTGGAGTGTTAATTATTCAATCTTTTCGCCCACGTTTCCGTCGATCCAGTTTTGAGCAACAGGATCG encodes:
- the LOC124657151 gene encoding pentatricopeptide repeat-containing protein At4g01400, mitochondrial-like; the encoded protein is MLPSPPAISPARLHKLVTAQTDPLLALELVTVTSPTTTPHQATLHSLLLRLSRRRDHLPHALALLRRLPSPPSPRLLLPLLLSVLRLRRPPHLFLSTFNTLFVSGPSPLSLHPQLLLRLLSALSSTAAHFPSALHLLRLVSSRLPLPAPLVLASHNLLIDAAARAGHLAVSLSLFHRLRSLHVSPDADTYRMLTHSLCRRGQVRTATTLLDEMLHRGIPADPLAYTTVLNALCRKKQLREAYRLLCLMRGRGVSPDIVHYNTVIIGMCREGRPLDACKVIGDMTDSGCVPNVASYAAVVNGLCISGLFGKAETYLEDMVGKGILPHFSVFHSVIKGCCTVGKVEEAARMMNRMLQLGMAPHVETWSSVIRSVCNDEDYVEVILLQMMKKCSAART